The region AcaggagtgatgtagctgaggacGAGGAACATTctgagccagaattcacacaccatgctgacacTGTTCACATTTCTACTGCTGGGGGGTTTCCAGGGCATAGTGCTCATTCtgattatattaaataaaaacaagaaaaacttTTGTGAGTTATGGCATataagcagctttacagaaacatataaacacaggatggagattttaagtgtgtgaatttatctctgTTGAgtgagacggtggtgaggaaaaactcctgagacgatatgaggaagaaaccttgagaggaaccggactcagaaggaacccgtcctcatctggggaacaacggagtctgtttgttgaactagcccactgttcactaaaggagccctgagtgtaaaactgcatgtggtaattgcagtcccaaggccatcgcagcaaccgtagtcccagcaaccacagtgagaacgACCAtatggaattgaggtccaacaccatttccatggtacttcaagcagtacAATCCTCatcaatctccaggctgtagcctcctgttgatgagagatccatcaggatggatcaggcaggttcAGAGAGCAGAAATGGTCAGGATCACTgacatctccataaaatcatgtgtatCATATCgactgaaggagagagggagggggagataaagagagggacagattattaggtatgatTACTATCCTgtaatggataagactgtgtactttgcataagagaaagtctattcatggtaggcttgagtaaacaaatatgttttcagcctggacttaaacactgagactgtgtctgagtcccgaacactaataggaagactgttccataactgtggggctctataagagaaagctcttccccctgctgtagccttcactattccaggtaccaacaaatagcctgcaccttttgaagGAAGTATGTGtggtggatcataaaagaccaaaagttctctcaggtactgtggcgtgagaccgtttagtgctttataggtcaataatagtattttatcatCAGTGTGAGACTTCACTGGgagtcaatgcagtgtggataagatcggggtgatgtgatcgtatcttctagttctagttaggattctagcagctgcattctggactaattggagcttatttatattcctactggaacatccagacagtaaggcattacagtaatctaatctagaggtgacgaaagcatgaactaatatttctgcatcatgtagtgacaatatgttttttatcttagaaatatttctgagatgaaagaagactatcctagtaatattatctacatgagcatcaaatgatagactggagtcaataatcactccaaggtcttttactgctgcacatgatgaaacagaaagaccatccagagtaaccatgtgatcagaaagattacttctagctacacgtggtcctagtgcaagttcttctgtcttatcagaattaagcaaaatgaatttaataatcatccaatgtctaatgtcctttacacattcctcaactttactaagctgctgtctgtcctctggcttcgctgaaacatacagctgtgtatcatcagcataacagtggaattccatgtttacgaataatttgacctaggggtagcatatataaagtaaagagcagtgggcctagagtaagacagaaaaagaataaGGAAGTGAGCGTCAGATACAGTGCGCtgtagacacagacagacagagagagagagagagagagagacaggtgataAGAATGTGCTGGTGCAGGGTGTGGGGTTTCACAGGGCGTCAGGTTGCATGAGGAATGCGAGTACTGCGCTATATAACAGACCACTCTGCTTGTGCACTGCACTTTACTTCATACACTCAGCCGTGCATGCTGCAGGAATTACCCACAATCCCCCGAGCAGGAACATGCTGAGAGTGCGCTGTCTGAGAGGAGGAAGCCGAGGAGCCGAGGCTGCTCACTTAATCGGAGCCATGGTCAGTACACACAACTGTAACATTCACTTTACAaacattaaacaacaaaaagtaCAACATTCTCATCACTATTTACTCAGGATATGAATATATGctaaaacacattattattattattattattattattattattattattattattacacattaaaaccattttaacTCAGACAACAGCTTATATAGTTACACATCATTTATCATATTAAATTACTGTATCAATTTATGGTCAGTATATAATTGTACAATTAACATACATCATTCTTATTAATATGAATACAAGTAAATATTTAACTATAAACAAGTTTTCGTACATTTAACATTACACAAAGTTATTTTAACAgaactgtaattattattattaaaacttcaACATCAAAAAAATTGGAGTTATGCAAATAATACAAACATTTGAGGTTTAActtgtcctcttttttttcttttcccaagTAAATAAACATTCTCTGTAATGATATGAGAATAAAACGATCTTTTCCCCACCACCAAAACTGCTGCCTCTGTATCTGGGCTTTTTTTCCATCATCTCTTGCACATGAGTGAGAGCGTGTTGACCTTTGTGTGGGTAAACGTGTTCCTGTTATCAGCGTTATCAGTGATGGAGAGATTCATTCCTCTACAGCTGTGCAGCAAATGGAGACGACAAAGTGCACACTACTGTACTCGGTACAGGAAAAAATTCAGGGCtgtcattcatccattcattcatgtgTTGATTCATCCAGCCCTTCAGTTCATGCATTATTTAAACACCCTTTTCTTTACATATTCATTCGTGTGACAAACTCCACATCTTCATGCATTTATTCAAGCAGTCATCCGTTCATGAATTTACTAATGTATTCATCAACTCAGACGTTTACTTAACCATTTATTCATCCAGTCATTCATTCAGTAGGTTAGTCATGcaggtatttatttatccaGTATTTTACTCACTTCGCCAATTTACTTCCGTATTTAATGAATCCATTATTCTCTATTCATTTACTCATATATTTCATGTGCAGGATTCTTAATGTCTTCATGCGCTCACTCATAACCTTTCTCTCATTTAGTCCACctacaaacatttaaatgtatattttgccTCGTTcacatgaataaaatgaatacattaatgtAGAGGTGGCACCGATCTGACATCCAATAGCAGCATCAGGCTAATACCAACAGAAAATGGTAGATCGGATGTCAGAGCGTGCATATCGGACCCTGTAACAAGCAGCAAAGATTGgaaatggattttaatgtatttttagaactggaaatgtttacatttaaagaaacttgattagtgttttattttgtcaGGACTGATTGCATCACGTTTATAAtcgtttatatttaatatatgcgATATTGCCGTGAAGATGATTTCAAAGAATatcggaaaagaaaaagtggaaTTGTGCTATCTCTACACGAATGACCATGTtaacatacgtatatatatatatacaatgaataaaatgtaagaaAGGCATTTTTAGTTTTAGATCTTTACTGTATTGAGGTGCAGTTTTTCAGTTATAAATGGAATATTATTGTTGACTCTGAGGTTTATTTTGTTTAGATTGGACGTACGGCATCCCGTTGGGTTCAGAAAGCGTTTCAGAGCTCGAGCTCGGCGGCTGCCGTGAGATCACACGCAGCTGAGGACGTGGCCATCAATGAGCCTGTGCCTGATGAGTGTCCGGTTTGCGCTTATAACGAGTGGGACCTGCTGGAGGAAGTGATTGTGGGGCGCGCGGAAAACGCACGCGTCCCTCCGTTTACTGTAGAGGTCAAGGTACAGACAACGagcattcactcattcactcacgcactcacactcattcactcatctaCTCACgcctctttttgtttttccgtCAGGCCAACACGTACGAGAAGTACTGGCCATTTTATCAGAAATACGGAGGGCAGACATTCCCTGAGGAGCACCTGAAGAAGGCGATTACTGAAATCGAGGAAATGTGCAATATCCTGCGCCATGAAGGCGTCGTCGTGAGGAGACCTGAACCCATCGACTGGTCCTTCGAGTACAAAACCCCCGACTTCACATCCACAGGTGGGACGGACCCTGATATTAACCTTACATCACAATCAGAGTGAAGTAAAGAGTGATCTTCACTAATACGAGTTCAGTAAAGCGTGTCCTGATTGAGCAGGAGCAGAGAtaacagacagatatacagacagatatacagacagatatacagacagacagacagacagacagacagacagacagacagttaaagTTAATATCATGCGTTTGCTGTTTCCTTACTGCAGCATGGAACACAATGCTGATGtatactgctgtgtgtgtgtgtgtgtgtgtgtgtgtgtgtgtgtgtgtgtgtgtgtgtaggtatgtacgCAGCCATGCCGCGGGACATCCTGTTGGTTGTGGGGAACGAGATCATTGAGGCTCCGATGGCGTGGAGAGCTCGGTTTTTCGAGTATCGCGCTTACAGGCCGCTCATTAAAGAGTACTTTAGACAAGGAGCAAAGTGGACCACCGCACCCAAACCCACCATGGCAGACGAGCTATACGATcaggtctttctctctctctctcacacacacacacaaatcccttGTTCCAATTGTTAATTTTACTCATCATCCACTTACCCGTGGTTGACTTCTCTTGgtccatttttttatttggttattTTCATAATCTTGCTAAGGTTACTAACTGAATCATGACATCACACCAAAGACCCTACATCATACCCTGATGAGGTCTGGACTGAAATAAACTTCACTTTTCAGATAGTTGGCCTGCTAGTATTTTAGGTAGTTAGTGGGCAGAGATGTTTCTGTACAGAGTgagggattattattattattattattattattattattaattactctTCAACTCCTGTTTTCTGAAGTGTGTTAGTGAGCGTACTCCAGTGTGTTCATGTTTCTATTCAGGAcaggtgtgtttgttttaaaccaAGGTCATTCTCACTCAGCAAAACGATCTCTCGCTTATCACCCTCCCTCTTTTTCCAGCTCTCTTACACACTTTTAAAACTCTCTCGTGTTTGATGAATGCGTCTCTTTCTACCTGCTGGTTTTGTTCGAGTGGGGATTGTTCTTGTAAACATGGAGCTGTAAAGGAGACATAATGAAATCAGATTTCACTTAGAGCACTGACTGATCCACTTCAGGTGTTCACTGCATTTCAGCCTGACAAAACTGCTTCGAAAaacagatgatttttttttcttccacaaaACATCTGGAAAAGAAGAACACAGGAAGTCAGTTTTATGTATAATTTGCATATTGCTATGCAGAGTTTATGTGGGATTTACGTTGCTCCTACATGCTCTTGGGGACTGGGAGACAGGGGCAGGGTGGAGCTTCAGGAAAATCACAGGCCGTAGCATGGTTTAATAGCGCTAGCTCTCCTCTTATGCTGCAGGTGCACATTCCACTGTTATAATGCACACGTTAAAGTCATGTGGTTTTAGCATATTTGCATACTACCCTCTCTAGTGGTCATTCTGTGTAgtaatgaaagtgtgtgtgtgtaggattaCCCAATCCGTACAGTAGAAGACAGACACAAACTGGCTGCAGAGGGAAAGTTTGTCACCACTGAACATGAGCCGTGTTTTGACGCTGCTGATTTCATCCGAGCCGGAACAGATCTGTTTGTGCAGAGGAGCcaggtgacaaaaaaaatcccatacACACATGAAGGCTTGGGTgtaaggaatgtgtgtgtgtgtgtgtgtgtgtgtgtgtgtgtgtgtgtgtgtgtgtatacataaaTGTGTTGCTTTGAGTGTTAGCGTTATTAATCTCCTAAACACCTCAGCATTCTTCATATGGAGACGATGAGAGCCACCTTCTCAAGCTTACAAGCTTGCAAACTCTCTGTGGTTTCATATTGGCCAACATGTACGAGTACTCCAGTACTACAGGTGGCGCTATTAAAATCTTCCGTCGTGACAATTTCCACTACTTCAGGAAGAAGATTGCTGTACCACAAAGTCATCAATCTTTGAATGACCTGGCTTGAGCATGCCTTGTTTCTAACACCCAATCCCAGGCCTGATCATGTAGCGTGTCTGGTCAGCTGCTGTAGTCAGAGCATGCCGAGTAACGTCTCCACACGAAGTCCGTTTTCTCCgcagttattttattgaaatattgtTTGTGGAAGCCAGTGTGGTTCGATATCAAAACCAACAACATCGCCACAAACTACTTAGTAATGTTGTGTTCTGTTGCATCTTTAAATgatatcatttttatatatgtttaaagTTCTATTCTCTCAGAGAACAGACTATAAAGAGTTAATGATGTTCACACCTGCTCACAGGTTACTAACTTTATGGGAATCGAGTGGATGAGGCGTCACCTCGCTCCCACCTACAAAGTGCACGTCATCTCATTTAAGGATCCGAACCCCATGCACATCGACGCCACCTTTAACATCATCGGACCCGGACTGGTGCTGTCCAATCCAGACAGACCATGCCGCCAGGTGAGTGCCACACCCTTTTTGTTTTATGCTTCTATACTAGGCACTTTGCTTAGGAGTAGTGTTGGTTTTTAAACCTCTGTAGCCTATACTGAGTCAAGATGAAGGGGAAGCTCCTTTTCCAAAGGAGCACTTAattaaattgacatttttattacaccTCCCCAATTTTTTAATGTGAGCAACAGGTAAGATCTACGCCTAATTCAGGTGAGCTACTTGATACCTCAGAGTGAGAGGTGACGTTTTTCTACATGGCATAAAACACAAATAAGTGGAATCTTAAGATCAAAAGAAATTATAGAAGGACAAGGAAGTTGGGAACagggaaacaaaaaaactaaaaattcTACACTACAAATGTGAAGACTGGGAACAAAGAAACTACAAACTAGGAAAAAGGGAATTAAGAATAAAGGAACTGGAACACAGCAAACAATGAAGGTGGCCAGGAGCTAGGCCAATAGCAAACTGTGGTGATACAATGGAAGTGCTGTGTAATTACCATTAATGTCTGATGTCAAGTGTCTGGTGTCCTTCTGCAGATTGAGATGTTTAAGAAGGCTGGCTGGACGGTGGTGCGTCCACCAACACCTTTAATTCCTGACGGTGAGTTTCACGTTCACACGGCGGTGAACGTCCGAAAGTCTTAAAcctcaaacaaaaaatatatagacaCATCATGTAAAAGTGCAGATAACAATATAACTGTATGCTGTAACAATTGGATTTGTCTCAGATCACCCACTCTGGATGTCCTCCAAGTGGTTGTCCATGAACGTCCTGATGCTGGACGAGAAACGTGTCATGGTGGATGCTAACGAGACTACCAttcaaaaaatgtttgaaaatcttGGTAAGTATCATAAAAGTCATTTTTACTGATCAACACAGCACACTTTCGCGTACTACATCTTAGTGAGCTTCCTCAGTGTGAACACTCCCATTGGAGTTGGCATGTGTGCGTTTAAAGGGTCACGTGATCtcagtataaatacacctgttcctggaagaaccCAGAGATAGTTTTGAACATATCTGGACACACggcatcatgaagaccaaggagcgatcaaaacaagtccaggacaaagttctggaaatgTTTCGATCAGTCtttgtttataaacaaatgATCCAGAACATTGGACATCCCACATattattaaatccattattaaaaaatatgatttaaccATGACTCTGCTTAGAGGACACGTCCATCAAAAGTCAGCGAGCAGGTATagaggggattagtcagagacACAACCAAGAGCACAAGGAGAACTCTGAAGGAGCTGAAGATAGGACAACCACAGTCTGAACATTCCACACAGCAGGACTGTGTGGAAGAGTAGCGAGTCATATGAAATGCCatttggagtttgccaaaataCATATTGGAGACTCAAACATTTTGGCCTTTTCACAAAACCCAACACTGCTAATCGCCCTGAGAAGACTGTTCCcgctgtgaaacatggtggtggaagcatcatgttgTGTAAATGCCTTTCATCagcagggactgggaaactggaCAGCGTTGAAGGCAAGATGGAGAGAAAAATTATTCAGGGAAATAATTCATAAGCACACCGCCTCATTGAAATATTTACGTAAACCACTATAAACAATTCAAGTGGGAGCTTTTAGGAGAGCATTAGTATAGATGTTGTACTAGTTCATATTTACATGTGTTTTTCTAACAGGTATAAAGACGATTAAAGTGAGCATTCGTCACGCTAACTCCCTGGGCGGAGGTTTCCACTGCTGGACCACGGACGTCCGACGCAGAGGAATGCTGCAGTCGTATTTCCACTAAACCTGCCAGAAAACTACAGTTATTATTGAGTTCACATTCACACAGCAGTAACGATTAATAATCGGTATGCAGTCAGGTCCTAAAGTCTGAGTGTGCTAATAATTACAGCTTTTAAAAATTCCATCAATTCAACAGTTAAAAAATTTCCAGTAATAAAAAACATCTGTAATGGAAGTAGATTTGTCTCCACTTTATACTATTAATTCTGTCACTGTGTAGTTCACTCAGAAGTTTAGACCTGACTGTAACAGTTAATAAGTCttaatttttacaaaatgttttcattatttttttttagcagtgcaTGTGCAAGCTTCCGCAAATACAGACACTCACTCACGATCTCAATAACGACTGCACTTCTGGCTCATGGAACTGTGTAAGCTACAActaatttcaaaacaaaacaaaacaaaacacacaaatccaATGCAAAACGAGTGACAAGAGTTTAAATTAAAGACTTGTTTGATTTCCAGAGATCAGTGAGCCAACCAAgtgcaaaaatacaacaaagattAATGGCCATTCAATCATCAGAAGTAAAATCACAGTCTTTCAATTTGTGAAGAGGAAATCGAATTGTAAGCAGTCTGAAAGGAATTAGAACTCCTGTAGGAAAGTCCGCCCTGCCATCCCATAATGCCCAGGGAAGTTCTGCTCTCAGCGTCACCAAGACAACAAACATggccaggaaataaaaaaaaatacctatGCGAAAGTTACTACCTCCTTTTTATGATtcagaaaaatacatttctttcttaAACAATTGATTCTAATATGAATTTTGTATCTTTTTTGTAGTAGATCATTACACACTCAATTtcttacaatatatatattaaaatgataaGTTGTAAGGTTTCTGGTCAGTGACTCTGGAGGTCATCAGGAGGAGATACCACTTAGTGAGGTCTCCCCCAGCTGGTCATCACAGGCACTAACACGAATCCTCACACAACcaaactgtaaatatattttatatatgttaaATTGTGTTCaaaatactgattttttttgttcttataaTTACTCTCCAGCATCTATTTTTGCTTGTTTCCcatcatttctgtatttctaaagAGGTGAACGACGAGGTGCTGGTGTGATGAGCTGACAGAGCTGACTCTGTGCCGCTTCGCTGCTCTTTTGTGTTCACAGGAAATGATTATATTCGGTTTTCGGGGGGAACATTTTTAGCTGCTCTGAGCCATGTGAAGTGAGagaggtgtgtgaatgtgagccGGGTTAATAGAAAAATGGCTAATTTAaagaagaatttaaaaaatgttcgtAGCTTAAGACTTGATGcatgataatgtgaaaaaatattaaaaggaTGTTTGAAACTGATGTGTGATTGAATTTGAATTGTGTAATCGGAATCAGAACGAGCTTTATTGCCAAGTGGACAATAAGAACAAGGAATTTGTCCTGGTGAGTGAAGCTTCCGGTGCATACACAAATATGACAGCAGGACAGATACAGTGACCtgcattaatattggcacccttggtaaatatgagctgtgaaggctgtgaaaaattgtctttattgtttgaccctttgatcttttgtttaaacaatttcacaaaaatactctgctctcgttgatgtcaaacaattgcaaacacaacacatgtttatccaaaaacactttgttaaatatagttgtgcaacaattattggcaccttctagtcgatactttgtgctagctccctttgccaagataacagctctgagtcttctcctataacgcctgatgaggttggagaattcatggcgagggatctgagaccgttcctctatacagaacctctccagatccttcagatttcgaggtccacgctggtggactctcctcttcagttcaccccacaggttttatatggggttcaggtcaggggactgggatggtcatggcaggaccttgattttgtgatcaggaaatcatttctgtgttgattttgatgcagTCAACATTGGTGTATGTTTACTGCATCATCCACTGACATGTTTGTTCAATAAGCAAACTGAAGGGGGTCCGGTAAGGGTCCAGTGATGTCCTTCAGGTGGTCCAACACCAGTTTCTCAAATTATTTCCTGACCACAGACATCAAAGCAACAGGTCTGTAGCCATTCAGTCCTGTGATCTTGGTTTTCTTTGGGACGGGGATGATGGTGGAGCATTTGAAGAAGGAAGTGACTGTACACTACTCCAGTGATCTGTTGAAGATCTGGGTGAAGATGGGTGACAGCTGTTCAGTGCAGACTTTCAAACAGGTGGGTGACACACTGTCTGGGCCTGTAACAGGTGGGGGAGAGGGGAGGTGCTAGCAGTTGTGTGACGAGAAGGTCAGAGCGGGTGAGGGGTGTGATTGTGCTTTTCAAATCTGCAGGTTTACCCctttataaaaacaaatgaagtcttcacaggtgaaacatATGGCAAAAAAGAGTATCCATTCAGcactattaattctttaaacaattaatttaacagggcacacctgagcagcaagaaacacctaccagtcacatgttccaatatttttgatcacttgaaaaaaaaggatggatccaaataaaaagtgccatgttctaagttatttaacacatctagacgTACACGTGAAAatcaaagctgaaattctgatctgtcatctcatattcatcttctgattttaaaaacatatgtCTTCAATGTAAGAGAGAGATACTTTGTATATATTataaccttagttttgacaggtataggtcaaaggtcaaaaagatacacattctaactctctatatctagatcaaaggtcatgatcataaaaatatatatagttatgttaaatctggatcacatccattcgttaccatacatggtgcggccatgtgttttccaccccacacacgttgcacactcatgttctttctaacactctgtggtaggtcataaaaatatatatagttatgttaacacaaatgttactatacatggtacggccatgtgtattacacatccaaacaaaaatatgacgcacacaaacgcactttattttcacattatttaaaaggaatttaagtgttatgtactaaattaccataattatgaacacaagttgttaagttgacaattattttaaaattatgtttctctatttagattgtctgcag is a window of Ictalurus punctatus breed USDA103 chromosome 4, Coco_2.0, whole genome shotgun sequence DNA encoding:
- the LOC124627116 gene encoding glycine amidinotransferase, mitochondrial, with the translated sequence MLRVRCLRGGSRGAEAAHLIGAMIGRTASRWVQKAFQSSSSAAAVRSHAAEDVAINEPVPDECPVCAYNEWDLLEEVIVGRAENARVPPFTVEVKANTYEKYWPFYQKYGGQTFPEEHLKKAITEIEEMCNILRHEGVVVRRPEPIDWSFEYKTPDFTSTGMYAAMPRDILLVVGNEIIEAPMAWRARFFEYRAYRPLIKEYFRQGAKWTTAPKPTMADELYDQDYPIRTVEDRHKLAAEGKFVTTEHEPCFDAADFIRAGTDLFVQRSQVTNFMGIEWMRRHLAPTYKVHVISFKDPNPMHIDATFNIIGPGLVLSNPDRPCRQIEMFKKAGWTVVRPPTPLIPDDHPLWMSSKWLSMNVLMLDEKRVMVDANETTIQKMFENLGIKTIKVSIRHANSLGGGFHCWTTDVRRRGMLQSYFH